The following proteins are encoded in a genomic region of Alistipes shahii WAL 8301:
- a CDS encoding murein hydrolase activator EnvC family protein produces the protein MRPLRILTLAFLLFTLTAAAQTDRRIEEQKRVIAALEKRIATEEQEISKIQKGRTATEERVRRLARQIDSRNQLLDETEKQARLLRGEIARTDSVAGNLSAKLERDRAQYGEMVREAYRNYKHNNYLTYIFSSRDFTDVARKITALREVASLRERKLRDIEALTAEVRTEKETLDRRKRSLDSVTRSLSAQREKLQRDARNAKASIRSMSQKEKTALQRKIAQEQQLDVAIGELRKLTKGNTEGASFSAKTSGLRLPVTAGRVKRYKENMAEITGPKGAHVISIYDGKVVDVKRNRITNKYDVYVAHGEYITSYANMGTICVEKGQKVARNAQIGTIGSAVNVMTMETEYKLVFGIYPPNPGQKMRAEECFRK, from the coding sequence ATGAGACCGCTCCGCATCCTGACCCTTGCGTTCCTGCTCTTCACCCTCACCGCCGCCGCACAGACCGACCGCCGCATCGAGGAGCAGAAACGGGTCATCGCGGCCCTCGAAAAGCGGATCGCCACCGAAGAGCAGGAGATTTCGAAGATCCAGAAGGGCCGCACGGCCACCGAGGAACGGGTGCGCCGCCTGGCGCGCCAGATTGATTCGCGCAACCAGCTGCTCGACGAGACCGAAAAGCAGGCGCGCCTCCTGCGCGGAGAGATCGCCCGCACGGACAGCGTGGCCGGGAACCTTTCGGCAAAGCTCGAACGCGACCGCGCGCAGTACGGCGAAATGGTACGCGAAGCCTACCGCAACTACAAGCACAACAACTACCTGACCTATATCTTCTCCTCGCGCGACTTCACGGACGTGGCGCGCAAGATCACCGCCCTGCGCGAGGTCGCCTCGCTGCGCGAACGCAAACTGCGCGACATCGAGGCGCTGACCGCCGAGGTCCGCACCGAAAAGGAGACGCTCGACCGCCGCAAGCGGTCGCTCGACTCGGTGACGCGCAGCCTCTCGGCGCAGCGCGAGAAACTCCAGCGCGACGCCCGCAACGCCAAGGCCAGCATCCGGTCGATGTCGCAGAAGGAAAAGACGGCCCTGCAACGCAAAATCGCACAGGAGCAGCAGCTCGACGTGGCCATCGGCGAACTGCGCAAGCTGACCAAGGGCAACACCGAGGGCGCCTCGTTCTCGGCGAAAACCTCCGGGCTGCGTCTCCCGGTGACTGCCGGACGCGTGAAGCGCTACAAGGAGAACATGGCCGAGATCACCGGTCCGAAGGGAGCGCACGTCATCTCGATCTACGACGGCAAGGTCGTCGACGTGAAGCGCAACCGCATCACCAATAAATACGACGTTTACGTCGCTCACGGCGAATACATAACCTCCTATGCCAACATGGGGACGATCTGCGTCGAAAAGGGCCAGAAAGTGGCAAGAAACGCACAGATAGGGACCATCGGCTCGGCGGTCAACGTGATGACGATGGAAACCGAATACAAACTCGTCTTCGGCATCTACCCGCCCAACCCCGGACAGAAGATGCGGGCGGAGGAGTGTTTCCGAAAATAA
- a CDS encoding patatin-like phospholipase family protein — protein MLRKIGSFVGMLLLAALPAAAQKVGVVMSGGGAKGLYHIGVLEALEENGVPIDYVAGTSMGSIIAAMYAAGYSPAEMRAIVNSGVVKEWVSGRIDPNKYMAYYRQVGSNPAFLSLRIDVESPSGKRLRVPRNLISSTQIDMALTELFAPATAAADGDFDRLMVPFLCVASDLNHRGPVVLREGDLSEAVRSSMSIPLVFKPMVKDSMLLYDGGIYDNFPWKPLDEDFRPDLIVGSICTEGNTPPSEESNIMDQAFMLAMHDTDYTLPEERSVTIRRAVGVNMLDFDQAEAIMNAGYEDAVAAMPQLLEKVAERRDSAYYAGRREAFRAKCPPLVFDDYKLEGLKRAQREYIRDFVQVDRRTPGIQRPMGFEELKDNLFEVLAGGDFTMDFPTVRYDSVRERYSFEAKFGTRPNFKIILGGNISSTAFNQAYIGINYKNIGRVAQQLGADLYLGPIYTWGAIGGRTDFYAWKPIFLDYSYNFAVRNFRHGYFGNVTKVRNAQQVKNSESFFSTGVGMPLTHRSLLTLRANAGHINYRYDSDVLFADDTDHSRFSFFGLRAGVARNTLDKFLYPRRGSELHLSAIYVAGRDKYQPYDAKDFISRETRQWIGGRFSWDKFFDVPGVSWFSFGLNVDAVWTNHPRFRTESATLMSMPDYAPVPHARMIYMPDFRGKRFAAWGLMPTFDLLPNCFFRTGFYTMFREKRDFNPLKNPDERWHYIAEASLVYHTPIGPVSLALTKYDLKNWRNMYLTFNFGYAIFAPKGTFY, from the coding sequence ATGTTGCGTAAAATCGGCTCATTTGTCGGGATGCTGCTGCTGGCGGCGCTCCCTGCTGCGGCCCAGAAGGTAGGGGTCGTGATGAGCGGCGGCGGCGCGAAGGGGCTTTACCACATCGGCGTCCTGGAGGCGCTCGAAGAGAACGGCGTGCCGATCGACTATGTGGCCGGGACCTCGATGGGTTCGATCATCGCCGCGATGTACGCCGCAGGATATTCCCCGGCCGAAATGCGTGCGATCGTCAACTCGGGGGTGGTCAAGGAGTGGGTCTCGGGGCGCATCGACCCCAACAAATACATGGCCTATTACCGGCAGGTGGGGAGCAATCCCGCGTTTTTGAGCCTGCGCATCGACGTCGAGAGTCCCTCCGGGAAGCGGCTGCGCGTACCCCGGAACCTGATCTCCTCGACGCAGATCGACATGGCCCTCACGGAGCTGTTCGCTCCGGCGACGGCCGCTGCGGACGGTGATTTCGACCGCCTGATGGTTCCGTTCCTCTGCGTGGCCAGCGACCTGAACCACCGCGGGCCGGTGGTCCTGCGCGAGGGGGATTTGAGCGAGGCGGTCCGCTCGTCGATGTCCATTCCGCTGGTGTTCAAGCCGATGGTGAAAGACTCGATGCTGCTCTACGACGGCGGCATCTACGACAACTTCCCGTGGAAACCCCTCGACGAAGATTTCCGGCCCGATCTGATCGTCGGCTCGATCTGCACCGAGGGCAACACCCCGCCCAGCGAGGAGAGCAACATCATGGACCAGGCTTTCATGCTGGCCATGCACGATACCGACTACACGCTGCCCGAGGAGCGCAGCGTCACGATCCGCCGCGCCGTGGGGGTCAACATGCTCGATTTCGACCAGGCCGAGGCGATTATGAACGCAGGTTATGAGGACGCCGTGGCGGCCATGCCGCAGCTGTTGGAGAAAGTCGCCGAACGCCGCGACTCGGCCTACTACGCCGGGCGTCGCGAGGCGTTCCGTGCCAAGTGTCCGCCGCTGGTCTTCGACGACTACAAACTCGAAGGGCTGAAGCGCGCCCAGCGGGAGTATATCCGCGATTTCGTGCAGGTGGACCGCCGCACGCCGGGCATTCAGCGGCCGATGGGCTTCGAGGAGCTGAAAGACAATCTCTTCGAGGTGCTTGCCGGCGGCGATTTCACGATGGACTTCCCCACCGTGCGCTACGACTCCGTCCGGGAACGTTATTCGTTCGAGGCCAAGTTCGGCACGCGGCCCAATTTCAAGATCATCCTCGGGGGAAACATCTCCTCGACGGCCTTCAACCAGGCCTATATCGGCATCAATTACAAGAACATCGGCCGCGTCGCGCAGCAGTTGGGCGCAGACCTCTACCTGGGGCCGATCTACACCTGGGGAGCGATCGGGGGCCGGACGGATTTCTACGCGTGGAAGCCGATATTCCTCGACTATTCCTACAATTTCGCGGTCCGGAATTTCCGCCACGGCTATTTCGGCAACGTCACCAAGGTCCGCAACGCCCAGCAGGTCAAGAACAGCGAGAGCTTCTTTTCGACGGGCGTGGGGATGCCGCTGACCCACCGCAGCCTCCTGACGCTGCGCGCCAACGCCGGACACATCAACTACCGCTACGATTCGGACGTGCTGTTCGCCGACGACACCGACCATTCGCGCTTCTCGTTCTTCGGCCTGCGGGCCGGGGTCGCCCGCAATACGCTCGACAAGTTCCTCTATCCCCGCCGCGGTTCCGAACTGCATCTCTCGGCCATCTATGTCGCCGGACGCGACAAATACCAGCCCTACGATGCGAAAGACTTCATTTCGCGCGAAACCCGACAGTGGATCGGAGGGCGTTTTTCGTGGGACAAGTTCTTCGATGTGCCGGGCGTCAGCTGGTTCTCGTTCGGTTTGAACGTCGATGCCGTGTGGACCAACCACCCGCGGTTCCGGACCGAATCCGCGACCCTGATGTCGATGCCCGACTATGCGCCCGTGCCGCATGCCCGGATGATCTACATGCCCGATTTCCGGGGCAAACGCTTTGCGGCGTGGGGCCTGATGCCGACCTTCGACCTGCTGCCCAACTGCTTCTTCCGGACGGGGTTCTACACCATGTTCCGTGAAAAACGGGACTTCAACCCCCTGAAGAATCCCGACGAGCGCTGGCATTATATCGCCGAGGCGTCGCTGGTCTACCACACGCCGATCGGTCCCGTGAGCCTCGCGCTGACGAAATACGACCTGAAAAACTGGCGCAACATGTACCTGACCTTCAATTTCGGGTATGCGATTTTCGCCCCGAAAGGGACGTTCTATTGA
- a CDS encoding tetratricopeptide repeat protein: MKRLTATTVLCLLLFSAAFVTGKGPSAAPEYPDSLRSVWLYTEGVKQNAIAGDSVRARELFLEAIRNDSTYAPAYYELAANGMYAMPDEAVELARKAFRLDTTNKWYHQFYGQALIYAGRYDEALKVYRRLQTENPKDPDNYRILAALYEQKQSPVMALVTLDSAELRFGRIPVLSAMKRRLLVATNQIDKAVVEARAMVEAAPYEAQHHVILGDLYAIAKKDSLARAEYDRALQIDSTNVQTLMALADFHAGQQDYRALLAVTRQLFQSDELPLETKIKRFGQFTSDTRFYREYYFQLNDLASTLAIRYPDDKRVVELYAGHLIASGELEQALALYKSHLADQPPAEEYFRAVIDIESYLQHPDSVDKYVTRALELFPAKVDFHLSKGHVMSNSKQYVKAIGAYKGALRHADTDSLRSVIWGMIGDAWHQKAEAGEPNLEERLPLQMGLLGKKGIARKAMKECYKAYERSLRYWPDNTMVLNNYAYFLSLEERDLERALTMSSRVVALTDNNPTYLDTHGWVLFKLGRTDEARKILQKAVALDGQKSPELMVHYGDILHLLGEQFMAEIYWRRALEKGYDARQIEQRLKQPAVKKPEPKE, encoded by the coding sequence ATGAAACGCCTCACAGCGACAACGGTCCTCTGCCTTCTGCTCTTCTCCGCGGCGTTCGTCACGGGAAAGGGTCCCTCGGCGGCGCCCGAATACCCCGATTCGCTGCGCAGCGTATGGCTCTACACCGAAGGCGTCAAGCAGAATGCCATCGCCGGAGACTCGGTGCGCGCCCGGGAGCTGTTCCTCGAGGCGATCCGCAACGACTCGACCTACGCCCCGGCCTACTACGAACTCGCGGCGAACGGCATGTACGCCATGCCCGACGAGGCCGTGGAACTGGCCCGGAAGGCTTTCCGGCTCGACACGACGAACAAGTGGTATCACCAGTTCTACGGACAGGCGCTCATCTACGCCGGGCGTTACGACGAGGCGCTGAAGGTCTACCGCCGCCTGCAAACGGAAAACCCGAAAGACCCCGACAACTACCGCATTCTGGCGGCCCTCTACGAGCAGAAGCAAAGTCCCGTCATGGCCCTCGTGACACTCGATTCGGCCGAACTGCGCTTCGGACGCATTCCCGTGTTGAGCGCCATGAAACGGCGTCTGCTGGTGGCGACGAACCAGATCGACAAAGCCGTGGTCGAAGCCCGGGCGATGGTCGAAGCCGCCCCCTATGAGGCGCAGCACCACGTGATCCTCGGCGACCTCTACGCCATCGCCAAGAAGGATTCGCTGGCCCGCGCCGAATACGACCGCGCGTTGCAGATCGACTCCACGAACGTACAGACGCTGATGGCGCTGGCCGATTTTCACGCCGGACAGCAGGATTACCGGGCGCTGCTGGCCGTCACGCGGCAGTTGTTCCAATCCGACGAACTGCCGCTCGAAACCAAGATCAAACGCTTCGGGCAGTTCACCTCCGACACGCGCTTCTACCGCGAATATTACTTCCAGCTGAACGACCTGGCCTCGACGCTGGCCATCCGCTATCCCGACGACAAGCGCGTCGTGGAGCTTTACGCCGGCCACCTGATCGCTTCGGGCGAACTGGAGCAGGCCCTCGCGCTCTACAAGAGCCACCTCGCCGACCAGCCTCCCGCGGAGGAGTATTTCCGGGCGGTGATCGACATCGAAAGCTACCTCCAGCACCCCGACTCGGTCGACAAATACGTCACCCGCGCCCTGGAGCTGTTCCCCGCGAAGGTCGATTTCCACCTCTCCAAAGGGCATGTGATGAGCAACTCGAAGCAGTACGTCAAAGCCATCGGCGCCTACAAGGGGGCGTTGCGCCATGCCGACACGGATTCGCTGCGCAGCGTGATCTGGGGCATGATCGGCGACGCCTGGCATCAGAAGGCCGAGGCCGGAGAACCGAACCTGGAGGAACGCCTGCCCCTGCAAATGGGTCTGCTCGGCAAAAAGGGCATTGCCCGCAAAGCCATGAAAGAGTGCTACAAGGCCTATGAGCGAAGTCTGCGCTACTGGCCCGACAACACAATGGTGCTCAACAACTACGCCTATTTTCTCTCGCTCGAGGAGCGCGATCTGGAACGGGCGCTCACCATGTCGAGCCGCGTCGTGGCGCTCACCGACAACAACCCCACCTACCTCGACACACACGGCTGGGTGCTCTTCAAGCTGGGACGCACGGACGAAGCCAGGAAGATTCTGCAAAAAGCCGTGGCGCTCGACGGACAGAAAAGCCCCGAACTGATGGTTCACTACGGTGACATCCTGCACCTCCTGGGCGAGCAGTTCATGGCTGAAATCTACTGGCGGAGGGCGCTTGAAAAGGGTTACGACGCCCGGCAGATCGAACAGCGGCTGAAACAACCCGCCGTCAAAAAGCCCGAACCCAAAGAATAG
- the ybeY gene encoding rRNA maturation RNase YbeY → MAVRYFTDDCTYRLPQKRLTARWLHEVAAGEGYALGDVTYIFCSAQRLLEMNRQYLGHDYFTDVITFDYSDRKGARIVSGDIFIDVETVADNARQYGATTLQEMRRVVVHGILHLCGQGDKTPRTNAQMHRKEDKYLKFWEDPRQ, encoded by the coding sequence ATGGCTGTCAGATACTTTACCGACGACTGCACCTACCGACTCCCGCAAAAGCGCCTCACGGCACGATGGCTGCACGAAGTGGCCGCAGGGGAGGGCTACGCGCTGGGCGACGTCACCTATATTTTCTGCTCGGCGCAGCGGCTGCTGGAGATGAACCGCCAATACCTCGGGCACGATTACTTCACCGACGTCATCACGTTCGATTACAGCGACCGCAAAGGCGCACGGATCGTCTCGGGCGACATCTTCATCGACGTCGAGACCGTTGCCGACAACGCCCGCCAGTACGGCGCGACGACCTTGCAGGAGATGCGCAGGGTAGTGGTCCACGGGATACTGCACCTCTGCGGGCAGGGCGACAAAACGCCCCGCACCAATGCACAGATGCACCGAAAGGAGGACAAATACCTGAAATTCTGGGAGGACCCCCGGCAGTGA
- the pheS gene encoding phenylalanine--tRNA ligase subunit alpha, with the protein MTDKINELLRRVEEFKPKAAAEIEEFRIRILGKKGELTALMEEFKTVAPELKRELGQQLNRLKNEATERINALREQLQNAAADEASSSGDLTRPGTAEHLGSRHPISLVKNQIVEVFSRLGYTVADGPEIEDDWHVFSALNFPPEHPARDMQDTFFIEKDPDILLRTHTSSIQVRTMERQKPPIRVICPGRVFRNEAISYRAHCIFHQIEGLYIDEGVSFADMKQSLLYFAKEVFGEQAVIRMRPSYFPFTEPSAEVDVSCNLCGGKGCNVCKGTGWLEIMGCGMVDPNVLKANNIDPEKYSGFAFGMGIERIAMLKYGVKDLRLYFENDVRFLHQFDEAL; encoded by the coding sequence ATGACTGACAAAATCAATGAACTCCTGCGACGTGTCGAGGAGTTTAAGCCGAAAGCCGCCGCCGAAATCGAGGAGTTCCGCATCCGGATTCTCGGCAAGAAAGGCGAGTTGACCGCCCTGATGGAGGAGTTCAAGACGGTAGCCCCCGAACTGAAACGCGAACTGGGCCAGCAGTTGAACCGTCTCAAAAACGAGGCCACGGAGCGCATCAACGCGCTGCGCGAGCAGTTGCAGAACGCCGCGGCCGACGAGGCCTCGTCGTCGGGCGACCTGACGCGCCCCGGCACGGCCGAGCACCTCGGTTCGCGCCACCCGATCTCGCTGGTGAAAAACCAGATCGTCGAGGTCTTTTCGCGGCTGGGCTACACCGTGGCCGACGGACCCGAGATCGAGGACGACTGGCACGTCTTCTCGGCCCTGAACTTCCCGCCCGAGCACCCGGCACGCGACATGCAGGACACGTTCTTCATCGAGAAGGACCCCGACATCCTGCTGCGCACGCACACCTCGTCGATCCAGGTCCGCACGATGGAGCGTCAGAAACCGCCCATCCGCGTCATCTGCCCGGGCCGTGTGTTCCGCAACGAGGCCATTTCGTACCGCGCGCACTGCATCTTCCATCAGATCGAAGGACTTTACATCGACGAGGGCGTCTCGTTCGCCGACATGAAGCAGTCGTTGCTCTACTTCGCCAAGGAGGTCTTCGGCGAGCAGGCCGTGATCCGCATGCGCCCGTCGTACTTTCCCTTCACCGAACCGTCGGCCGAGGTCGACGTGTCGTGCAACCTCTGCGGCGGCAAGGGCTGCAACGTCTGCAAGGGCACGGGATGGCTCGAAATCATGGGTTGCGGCATGGTGGACCCGAACGTATTGAAAGCCAATAATATCGACCCCGAGAAATATTCCGGATTCGCCTTCGGCATGGGTATTGAACGCATCGCCATGCTCAAGTACGGCGTGAAGGACCTGCGTCTCTATTTCGAAAACGACGTGCGGTTCCTCCACCAGTTCGACGAAGCGCTCTAA